The Opitutus sp. ER46 genome contains a region encoding:
- a CDS encoding transcriptional repressor, with protein MRPNLTPDALSQKLANSGLRSTPQRELVYSVLLERRDHPTADEVYARVRTEMPTISLATVYNCLEALVQCQVVRAVNFERAPTRYCPNLKPHAHFHDEKSGRAYDIDLPESLMGQLKAILPPGYAATSVDVIFRGEVAASAPQPELLPHDETKLAS; from the coding sequence ATGCGTCCCAATCTCACACCTGATGCGCTCTCCCAGAAGCTCGCCAACAGCGGGCTTCGGTCCACGCCGCAGCGTGAGCTGGTCTATAGCGTGCTATTGGAGCGGCGGGACCATCCAACGGCGGACGAGGTGTATGCCCGCGTGCGCACTGAGATGCCGACGATCTCCCTGGCGACGGTCTATAACTGCCTCGAGGCGCTGGTGCAGTGCCAGGTGGTTCGGGCGGTGAACTTCGAACGGGCTCCCACGCGGTATTGCCCGAATCTGAAGCCCCATGCTCATTTTCACGACGAGAAGTCCGGGCGAGCGTACGACATCGACCTGCCCGAGTCCCTCATGGGTCAGCTCAAGGCGATCCTGCCGCCCGGATATGCCGCGACGTCGGTCGACGTGATCTTCCGGGGCGAAGTCGCCGCGTCCGCACCGCAGCCTGAACTCCTGCCGCACGACGAGACCAAGTTGGCCTCCTGA
- the sufC gene encoding Fe-S cluster assembly ATPase SufC, with translation MSSLEIKNLHVAIGEKPIVKGLTLTINSGEVHAIMGPNGTGKSTLSKAIAGHPDYTITSGEVLIDGRSLLELEPDERARAGVFLAFQYPSEIPGVSIANFLRAAQQARMAEGEELDATAYYKRLYSRMDLLKIDRKFTSRAVNEGFSGGEKKRCEILQMAMLEPKFALMDETDSGLDIDALRIVADGVNQLRGPNLGVLLITHYQRLLNYIVPDFVHVMYDGRIVKSGDKTLALELEAKGYDWVKQELAAATA, from the coding sequence ATGTCCTCGCTCGAAATTAAGAACCTCCACGTCGCCATTGGCGAAAAGCCGATCGTCAAGGGGCTCACGCTCACGATCAACAGCGGTGAAGTCCACGCCATCATGGGGCCGAACGGCACGGGCAAGTCGACGCTGTCCAAGGCGATCGCCGGGCATCCCGATTACACGATCACCTCGGGCGAGGTGCTCATTGATGGTCGCTCGCTCCTTGAACTGGAGCCGGACGAGCGCGCCCGGGCCGGTGTCTTTCTGGCGTTTCAATACCCGAGCGAGATCCCGGGCGTCTCGATCGCCAACTTCCTCCGTGCGGCCCAGCAGGCCCGCATGGCCGAAGGCGAGGAACTCGATGCGACCGCGTACTACAAGCGGCTCTATTCCCGCATGGACCTCCTGAAGATCGACCGGAAGTTCACCTCGCGGGCCGTCAACGAGGGGTTCTCCGGCGGCGAGAAGAAGCGCTGTGAGATCCTGCAGATGGCGATGCTCGAGCCGAAGTTCGCCCTGATGGACGAGACCGATTCCGGCCTCGACATCGATGCGCTGCGCATCGTGGCCGATGGCGTGAATCAGCTGCGTGGACCCAACCTGGGCGTGCTGCTGATCACCCACTATCAGCGCCTCCTGAACTACATCGTGCCGGATTTCGTGCACGTCATGTACGACGGTCGCATTGTGAAGAGCGGCGACAAGACCCTGGCGCTCGAACTCGAGGCGAAGGGCTATGACTGGGTCAAACAGGAGCTGGCCGCCGCGACCGCCTGA
- the sufB gene encoding Fe-S cluster assembly protein SufB: MKPPETETLSSPETDELNANPVAGIDQSVGDFRYDVKYDFDAGTGLTEETVRYISGVKKEASWLLDFRLNALKTFLAKPLPTHWATKDLESINFDKIRYYLASGQKPKRTWEEVPDDIKKTFERLGIPEQERKYLAGVEAQFDSEAAYSNVKEAVAKQGVIFVNSTEGLREHPELFRKWFGKVIPTGDNKFSALNSAVFSGGSFIYVPPGVKVSHPLQAYFRINAENFGQFERTLIIADEGAEVTYMEGCTAPKFSTSTLHSAVVELVALKGAKIQYITVQNWAANVFNLVTKRGVAHEEAEIKWIDCNIGSRLTMKYPGVVLKGRKARGEVISIALANNGQHQDTGAKMIHAADETTSNVISKSISVGQGRATYRGQIHIPKHLKGCKNNTECDALLINTNSRTDTYPAITVRGDRNYVQHEASVSKVNEDMIFYMQQRGLTEGQAMSLAVNGFINDLARQFPMEYSVELKRLIDLEMEGSVG, translated from the coding sequence ATGAAACCACCCGAGACCGAAACGCTTTCCAGTCCTGAGACCGACGAGCTCAACGCCAACCCGGTCGCCGGAATTGACCAGTCGGTCGGCGACTTCAGATACGACGTCAAATACGACTTCGATGCCGGCACCGGCCTGACGGAAGAAACCGTTCGCTACATCAGCGGCGTGAAGAAGGAGGCCTCGTGGCTCCTCGATTTCCGCCTCAACGCGCTGAAGACCTTCCTCGCCAAACCGCTCCCGACGCACTGGGCGACGAAGGATCTCGAGAGCATCAACTTCGACAAGATCCGGTACTATCTCGCGAGCGGGCAGAAGCCGAAGCGCACGTGGGAAGAAGTGCCGGACGACATCAAGAAGACGTTCGAACGGCTCGGCATTCCCGAGCAGGAGCGCAAGTACCTCGCCGGCGTCGAGGCGCAGTTCGACTCCGAGGCGGCGTACTCCAACGTGAAGGAGGCCGTCGCGAAGCAGGGCGTCATCTTCGTCAATTCGACCGAGGGCCTGCGGGAGCATCCCGAGCTCTTCCGCAAGTGGTTCGGCAAGGTGATCCCGACGGGTGACAACAAGTTCTCGGCGCTTAACAGCGCGGTGTTCTCCGGTGGCTCCTTCATCTACGTGCCGCCGGGCGTGAAGGTCTCGCATCCGCTGCAGGCCTACTTCCGCATCAACGCGGAGAACTTCGGGCAGTTCGAGCGCACGCTCATCATCGCCGACGAAGGCGCCGAGGTGACCTACATGGAAGGCTGCACGGCGCCGAAGTTCAGCACCTCGACGCTCCACAGCGCCGTCGTCGAACTCGTCGCGCTGAAGGGCGCCAAGATCCAGTACATCACCGTCCAGAACTGGGCCGCCAACGTCTTCAACCTCGTCACCAAGCGCGGCGTCGCGCACGAGGAGGCCGAGATCAAGTGGATCGATTGCAACATCGGCTCGCGCCTCACCATGAAGTATCCCGGGGTCGTCCTGAAGGGCCGCAAGGCCCGCGGTGAGGTGATCTCGATCGCCCTCGCCAACAACGGCCAGCACCAGGACACCGGCGCCAAGATGATTCACGCGGCCGACGAGACGACGTCCAACGTCATCTCCAAGTCGATCAGCGTGGGGCAGGGGCGGGCGACGTATCGCGGCCAGATTCACATCCCGAAGCATCTCAAGGGCTGCAAGAACAACACCGAGTGCGACGCGCTGCTGATCAACACCAACAGCCGCACCGACACGTACCCCGCGATCACCGTGCGCGGCGACCGCAACTACGTGCAGCACGAGGCGAGCGTCTCGAAGGTGAATGAAGACATGATCTTCTACATGCAGCAGCGCGGACTGACCGAAGGCCAGGCCATGAGTCTCGCGGTGAACGGCTTCATCAACGACCTGGCCCGCCAGTTCCCGATGGAGTACTCCGTTGAGCTCAAGCGGCTGATCGACCTCGAAATGGAGGGCAGCGTCGGCTGA